Sequence from the Rutidosis leptorrhynchoides isolate AG116_Rl617_1_P2 chromosome 3, CSIRO_AGI_Rlap_v1, whole genome shotgun sequence genome:
AGTTAGCACAAACGTTGTCAAACAAGTTATGTATATTGTGTTGTAAGTTTAAAGGTGTTAAAGTAACCCAAATTAAATGGGTTGAAATGTTGTATCGTTGAAAGTGATATTGTATTTCCTTACTACCTAAACGGCTATATAATACGGGGTATAAAAATATGATAGTTTTAACTTTAAAATGAGTGGACggaaaatataattaaaaaaaatttatgGTTTATAATTGAGAAACGCTTTTGACCAAGTTTCTTCAAGCCCAAGCGGGGGGTTACAAGACTTGTTGACTACTGGTCTTCCACACACTTTTttgtggaaattttttttttttttttttttgaaaagcacttTTTTGTGGAAAATAAGTAGTTCTCTAGTAAAAGTCTTCCCTATCTATTTTTATTCACACACAGATCATTTCATTTTGGGTTGTAAATTAGGGGTCAAGAGGAACAGGTGGCAGgtttgtatatgttttatatatgtacACACACACTGACACACCACACTTAAAAGCATGTGGTAAAACAGATTACAGTTTTCCTTAGAACCTTTAGTTATATACCTACTTTTTAACTCATTGCTGCTGCTAGTTAAAGCTTCAATCCCTTCTGGCCTTGATAGCTACGATCTCTTTGGTTTTCCATTTAAAGTTGATAGCTGATAAATTATATGATATGATTCATTTTGTTGTGTATTGGCTGCTATGCATACTAGTATTATTTATTAGTGTTGCTGATCGTACTCTCGGGCTCAATGAAGATGCCAACATGACGGTTAAAGTTTCGTCGTGCATCGAAAAGGAGAGACAAGCTCTGCTGAAGTTCAAAGCAGACTTGATAGACATACATGACATTCTAAATAGTTGGAGCAACAAAGAAGAAATGAAGAAGCTTTGTTGCTTCTGGTGGGGTGTCACTTGTGACTTCACTGGTCACGTAACCGATCTTGATATTGCTGAATTTCAGTTCGGAGGTAAAATAAATCCGTCAATAAAGGTGTTAAAGCAGTTACAAACTCTTGATTTATCTGGAATTGATTTTCAGTCCAATCATATACCAAACTTTTTGGGTTCCCTTACCAACTTACAGCATTTGGATATGTCTAATGCTAATCTCAGTGGACCCATTCCTCGTGAGCTTGGAAATTTATCCAACTTGAATTATCTTGATCTAAGTGGTAACTCTTTGGTCGGATCTATTCCTGTTTCCTTTGGAGCTCTAACTTCTCTCGTCACATTAGACCTCTCAACAAATCAATTAGGAGGTGTTATTCCTCATCAGCTTGAAAATCTTTCCAACTTATCTATTCTCAACCTTTCAGTAAACCTCCTTAGAGGGTCCCTGCCTGATTTTACTAAACGAACATCATTGGTAATCTTGTCGCTTGCTCACAATTTTCTCAACGGAAGCATTCCTGACTTAACAGGATACGAGTCGTCCCTAGTAGAGTTAGACCTGTCTAGTAATCAGTTTGGTGGTGAGTTACCCAACAGTGTCGGTCAACTTTCAAATCTTGAATATCTCAATATTTCATCCAACTCCCTTCATGGTGTTATATCCGACCTTCACTTTTTAAATCTCTTCTCCTTAATCTATTTAGATATGTCTCTTAATTCATTTTCATTCAAATTAAGCTCCCGTTTTAGAGTTCCTTTCCAATTAAAGATCATAAATTTGAAATCCTGCAAGTTGGGACCTAGTTTCCCGGTGTGGATTAAAAGTCAAATAGATTTCAAAGATCTTGATATTTCCAGTGCTGGAATATCTGATAGAATCCCTGTGTGGTGGTTCTGGGACCGCCTTGAAGGCAGGGTACCGCGATTGCCTTCAAGTCTCGCCTCGTTAAATCTTTCCGGAAACAAGTTCAAAGGAAACCTCTCTTTCTTATGTCATATTGACGGGGAATTAACTTTAATTGACCTCTCTAACAATTCGTTTTCAGGGAGCCTTCCTGATTGTTGGTCACAATTCCAAAACCTGGTGGTTCTTGATTTGTCAAACAACTATTTATCCGGTAAAATTCCTCACTCTTTTCGACTCTTGTATCAACTAGAGGCACTGTATTTGCGAAAAAACTCATTTGTTGGTGAACTGCCCATTTCCTTGAGCAACTGTACAAATCTGAGGTTTGTGGATCTTGGGGAAAACAAGTTATCTGGCACAATACCTTCGTGGGTCGGGGAAAGACTT
This genomic interval carries:
- the LOC139899594 gene encoding receptor-like protein EIX2 isoform X3 encodes the protein MIHFVVYWLLCILVLFISVADRTLGLNEDANMTVKVSSCIEKERQALLKFKADLIDIHDILNSWSNKEEMKKLCCFWWGVTCDFTGHVTDLDIAEFQFGGKINPSIKVLKQLQTLDLSGIDFQSNHIPNFLGSLTNLQHLDMSNANLSGPIPRELGNLSNLNYLDLSGNSLVGSIPVSFGALTSLVTLDLSTNQLGGVIPHQLENLSNLSILNLSVNLLRGSLPDFTKRTSLVILSLAHNFLNGSIPDLTGYESSLVELDLSSNQFGGELPNSVGQLSNLEYLNISSNSLHGVISDLHFLNLFSLIYLDMSLNSFSFKLSSRFRVPFQLKIINLKSCKLGPSFPVWIKSQIDFKDLDISSAGISDRIPVWWFWDRLEGRVPRLPSSLASLNLSGNKFKGNLSFLCHIDGELTLIDLSNNSFSGSLPDCWSQFQNLVVLDLSNNYLSGKIPHSFRLLYQLEALYLRKNSFVGELPISLSNCTNLRFVDLGENKLSGTIPSWVGERLTRLYVLVLRSNMLSGNLPTQICRLYNLHILDLSKNRLVGNVPRCFRNFTSMSSSRRSEDYLTNHTYYSYLSIFLPPVISKLNPKMVPQEFIDNALVAWKGTDRSFRRSNLELLKIIDLSNNNLSGELPIEITRLVKLVSLNISFNKLHGELPKDIGKIPSGTQLQGFNSSSYEGNTLLYGPPLTPISGPTPGTTIDDEDDTDLHGGDDDFWNSYYMGMGSGFAVGFWGICGLIFLNHRCKHFLFASLSLAKDWIYVTVVVLFRKFKRFLASLHS
- the LOC139899594 gene encoding receptor-like protein EIX2 isoform X1, which gives rise to MIHFVVYWLLCILVLFISVADRTLGLNEDANMTVKVSSCIEKERQALLKFKADLIDIHDILNSWSNKEEMKKLCCFWWGVTCDFTGHVTDLDIAEFQFGGKINPSIKVLKQLQTLDLSGIDFQSNHIPNFLGSLTNLQHLDMSNANLSGPIPRELGNLSNLNYLDLSGNSLVGSIPVSFGALTSLVTLDLSTNQLGGVIPHQLENLSNLSILNLSVNLLRGSLPDFTKRTSLVILSLAHNFLNGSIPDLTGYESSLVELDLSSNQFGGELPNSVGQLSNLEYLNISSNSLHGVISDLHFLNLFSLIYLDMSLNSFSFKLSSRFRVPFQLKIINLKSCKLGPSFPVWIKSQIDFKDLDISSAGISDRIPVWWFWDRLEGRVPRLPSSLASLNLSGNKFKGNLSFLCHIDGELTLIDLSNNSFSGSLPDCWSQFQNLVVLDLSNNYLSGKIPHSFRLLYQLEALYLRKNSFVGELPISLSNCTNLRFVDLGENKLSGTIPSWVGERLTRLYVLVLRSNMLSGNLPTQICRLYNLHILDLSKNRLVGNVPRCFRNFTSMSSSRRSEDYLTNHTYYSYLSIFLPPVISKLNPKMVPQEFIDNALVAWKGTDRSFRRSNLELLKIIDLSNNNLSGELPIEITRLVKLVSLNISFNKLHGELPKDIGMLTSLESLDLSRNQFSGKIPSSLSELHGLAVLDLSYNNLSGKIPSGTQLQGFNSSSYEGNTLLYGPPLTPISGPTPGTTIDDEDDTDLHGGDDDFWNSYYMGMGSGFAVGFWGICGLIFLNHRCKHFLFASLSLAKDWIYVTVVVLFRKFKRFLASLHS
- the LOC139899594 gene encoding receptor-like protein EIX2 isoform X2 codes for the protein MTVKVSSCIEKERQALLKFKADLIDIHDILNSWSNKEEMKKLCCFWWGVTCDFTGHVTDLDIAEFQFGGKINPSIKVLKQLQTLDLSGIDFQSNHIPNFLGSLTNLQHLDMSNANLSGPIPRELGNLSNLNYLDLSGNSLVGSIPVSFGALTSLVTLDLSTNQLGGVIPHQLENLSNLSILNLSVNLLRGSLPDFTKRTSLVILSLAHNFLNGSIPDLTGYESSLVELDLSSNQFGGELPNSVGQLSNLEYLNISSNSLHGVISDLHFLNLFSLIYLDMSLNSFSFKLSSRFRVPFQLKIINLKSCKLGPSFPVWIKSQIDFKDLDISSAGISDRIPVWWFWDRLEGRVPRLPSSLASLNLSGNKFKGNLSFLCHIDGELTLIDLSNNSFSGSLPDCWSQFQNLVVLDLSNNYLSGKIPHSFRLLYQLEALYLRKNSFVGELPISLSNCTNLRFVDLGENKLSGTIPSWVGERLTRLYVLVLRSNMLSGNLPTQICRLYNLHILDLSKNRLVGNVPRCFRNFTSMSSSRRSEDYLTNHTYYSYLSIFLPPVISKLNPKMVPQEFIDNALVAWKGTDRSFRRSNLELLKIIDLSNNNLSGELPIEITRLVKLVSLNISFNKLHGELPKDIGMLTSLESLDLSRNQFSGKIPSSLSELHGLAVLDLSYNNLSGKIPSGTQLQGFNSSSYEGNTLLYGPPLTPISGPTPGTTIDDEDDTDLHGGDDDFWNSYYMGMGSGFAVGFWGICGLIFLNHRCKHFLFASLSLAKDWIYVTVVVLFRKFKRFLASLHS